A segment of the Flavobacteriales bacterium genome:
GGTACCACGCTTGGCCTTGACAACGCTGAAGCCGACCCATTGCCCATTCCCTACCCGTCGCTGTTCATGGATGGCTTCTCCATCAACCTCGGTGCTGAGCATGCTGGAAGCGCGCTGGTGCTTTTCGATGCCACCGGCCGTGAGGCGCTGCGCCATCAACTGATCGCAACTGGGATCCAATGGATCGAACGGGGCGACCTGCGTGCGGGGACCTATCATGCCGCACTCGCTGACCGCGTCACCGGTGAACTCCGTCCGCTCGGCAAGCTGGTTGCGGAATGAGTCCGGGCCCGGCTATCGGGCACATCGGCGTCTTCACCTCCGGAGGCGATAGCCCTGGCATGAACGCTGCCGTGCGCGCGGTTGCCCGCGCTGCAGCGAATCATAGCATCCGTTGCACCGGGATCCTGAGCGGCTACGATGGCCTGATCAATGGTCGCTTCATGGAGCTCGGGCCGCGCGCCGTGAGCAACATCATCCAGCGCGGCGGCACCATGCTCCGATCGGCACGGAGCGAGGAATTCCGCTCTCCCGAAGGCCGTGCGAAGGCGGCCATGCAGCTGCGCGAGCACGGGATCGATGCACTGGTGGCCATCGGCGGCGACGGCACCTTCACCGGCGCGCGCCTGCTCTTCCAAGAGCATGGCACGCGCATCATCGGGCTGCCGGGCACCATCGATAACGACCTGTCCGGCACCGACCGCACCATCGGATTCGACACCGCCGTGAACACGGCGGTGGAAGCGATCGACAAGCTGCGCGACACGGCAGCCTCGCACGACAGGCTGTTCTTCGTGGAAGTGATGGGGCGCGATGCGGGTTTCATCGCTCTGGATTGCGCCATTGCGGCCGGAGCCGAGTACGTGATGCTGCCTGAGGTCCGCCAGCGGATTGAAGAACTGGTGGCCGCGTTGGCGCAGGCCAAACAGAGCAAGAGCAGCAGCATCGTTGTGGTGGCGGAGGGCGATGAGGAAGGCGGGGCCATCACCATTGCGCGCAAGGTGAAGGAGCAATTGCCCCACTACGACATGCGCGTGACGGTGCTGGGCCATCTGCAGCGAGGCGGTTCGCCGACCGTTCTCGACCGCGTGCTGGCCAGCCGCTTGGGCGCTGCGGCCGTGGAGCGCTTGATCCAAGGAGCGCACGATGCCATGCTGGGCGAAGTATGCGGGCAAGTGGTGCTCACCCCCTTCGCCGAAGCCATTGGCAGGCGGAAGGAGCTGCCGGCCGATCTGCTGGCCCTGCTGCCCGTGTTGGCGAGCTGAGGCGAGGCAACCTGTTCCGTATTGTTCAGGTCGTTAAACTTGGTCTCTCCCAGCAACCGGCATGCGCGCACTGCTCCTCTCCTTCGCTTTCGCTGCAGCGGCCTATTGCTCAGCGCAGCCTTGCCTGGTCGGTTACACCCTCACCCAATCGCCCTTGCCGGACAACGGCACATACGCCTGCGGCGAGACAGTGACCTTCTGCTTCACGGTCACCTTCTGGAACTCGACCAATGCCAACTGGTTCCACGGCATCACCGCCTCCTTCGGTCCGGGCTGGGACATGAGCACGCTCACGCCAGGCCCACCGCCCCCTTCGTGCTCAGGCAATGGCTACTGGGCGTGGTACCCGAGCGTCACCGGCACCGCCGGAACGAACATCGGACCGCAAGGCCCCGGCTTCTTCTACAACTACAACACACCTGCCGACGGCAACCCCGGCAACAACTTCGGCGACTTCTGCGTGGGCGCGGTGAACTGGCAGTTCTGCTGGACGATCAGTGTGCTCAGCCCGCCTGCATGCGTGAGCGGAATGAGCCTCAATGCCGGCTTCAACACCCTATCCGATAGCGAGACCGGGTCGTGGGGCAGTGCGGCCTGCGGCCTCGATCCCGTACCCACGCTTCCTGCAGTGATCCAAGCCTGCGCCGTGGATCCGGGCACCGATGGCACGCTCACGGTTTGCACAAGCTCAATGCCTAGTGACCTGTTCAGTGCGCTAGGTGGAACCCCTCAAGCAGGCGGCACTTGGACCGATCCGAGCGGCGCCCCGTTCGTCGGGATCCTGGATCCCGCCACAGGCCTTTCGGGCAATTACACCTACACAGTGAGCTCGAATGCGCCGCCGTGCTCGCAATCGGCCACGGTAGCCGTAACGGTGAACCAGGAACCTAGCGTGGGCATCGACGCTACCACTACCGTGTGCGCGAGCGACCCGGCTTTCAACCTCTTCAACTTGCTGGGCGGGGCGCCAACGGCAGGCGGAAGCTGGAGCGGCCCTGCGGGTGCCGCGACAGGCATCTTCAACCCTGCTGTGGATGCGGCTGGCATCTACACCTATACGGTAATTGGCACTCCGCCGTGCTTGGATGCGAGTGCATCAGTAACGGTGAATGTGAACCCCTCCCCGACCGCTGGCGTCGGCGGGCCTTTGCTGCTCTGCTCCAACAGCCCG
Coding sequences within it:
- the pfkA gene encoding 6-phosphofructokinase, producing the protein MGHIGVFTSGGDSPGMNAAVRAVARAAANHSIRCTGILSGYDGLINGRFMELGPRAVSNIIQRGGTMLRSARSEEFRSPEGRAKAAMQLREHGIDALVAIGGDGTFTGARLLFQEHGTRIIGLPGTIDNDLSGTDRTIGFDTAVNTAVEAIDKLRDTAASHDRLFFVEVMGRDAGFIALDCAIAAGAEYVMLPEVRQRIEELVAALAQAKQSKSSSIVVVAEGDEEGGAITIARKVKEQLPHYDMRVTVLGHLQRGGSPTVLDRVLASRLGAAAVERLIQGAHDAMLGEVCGQVVLTPFAEAIGRRKELPADLLALLPVLAS